TGAAAATGATAAACAATGTTGAAAGAATAAAAAAACTTAAAGAAGAAAACTATCAGAAAATTTTTGGCATTAAAAAAAATACCTTTGATAAAATGCTGAAACTTTTGAATGAAGCATACAGAATTGAACATTTAAGAGGCGGACATCCGCCAAAACTGTCTGTCCTTGACAGGCTTGTAATTATACTTTCAT
The nucleotide sequence above comes from Leptotrichia trevisanii DSM 22070. Encoded proteins:
- a CDS encoding helix-turn-helix domain-containing protein; its protein translation is MINNVERIKKLKEENYQKIFGIKKNTFDKMLKLLNEAYRIEHLRGGHPPKLSVLDRLVIILSYYRDYRTMENIAFEYGVAKSTICECVKWVENILIKSEEFSLPKKRELVRDTEIEVVLVDAT